GTTGACAAATACGACGCTCTGGAAAGTTCGTTCCAAAAGGTTCTGAAGAGCAATGAAGATCTACAAGCAACTGTGGTTTATCAGGCTTCAAGGATTACTCAAATGCAGCAAATAGTGAACAAGATTCCATCAGCGTTATCGCAGGCCACTCATCTTGCCGCTCTGACCAAAGAACTGCAAGACAGTGTTCATGAACTGACTATTGACAAACTTTTCACCACTCCGTGCCAGTGCCTGGACAACACATTCTCTACAAAAAACCGCATGGATCATAGTTGGCTGAATGACATAGAACCGTATATGATAGCAGAACTTCGGAAAACATTTCGTCCTGACAAAGTCTTGTTCTCTCGCAAAAGTATGGATATATTCGATGATGAAAACGAAGGGGATATACTCGACGAAAACACCATTGAAAATCTCAGTAAAGTCTTGGCACAGTTGGTAACAACAACAGAATCCAATCATCCTTCTCACGAAATTGCGCCATCAGGCGACAGCATTGTAAAGCCAGAGGATCAGTCAGGAAAAATACAAGCAGCAGGACACGATCAGAAAGTTATTGATGATTCTAGCGACTCAAAACAAATGTCAACGAAATCAACTGACTTTACCAGATCATCAAATGTTCGTAAGATTCGTAATCAAGGCAAAAACACGAGCCAAAATAACGTCGTTGAACAAATGGAACAGACACTTCGAAGTGTATCAAAATGTAAgtagaacacatcaagtattgAACACATCATTATATGCAACCTAGGCAGGCAAAACCAGGTGATTTGAGCCAGAAGTGTTTTCAAGCTCCAGTAACGTCTGATGATGTCTTGTCCATAATTATGTTCTGCTTGTAAAACGCGTTGTTTCTCTGCTCCCAGTCCAACTTGTCAAGATGGCTGTACATGTGTATTGTTCGAAGTTATTGTAATAACGACTGATGAGAATCCATTTATCATCCATGACATCGCATACTCTATGAAACAATGCAATGTCTGTGAggcaaatattttataatttaacAAACTGTAGAGACAAAGAGGAAAATACTACGTTGTTCCAAGAGAAAAGGACGAAGCTTTTGTAAAAAGTTACAGCCGTTgtcccttaaatattgatcagtTTATGAAACGTTAGAGAGGTTCCCTGCCATTGTTAAACTTACTAGCAGTTTACAGTGACAAAATGTGTGCCTGTGATGTATATTTCGTTATACTCACTGGGCAGTGTCGGTAACACGCACACGCACACTTacataaaaactttatttctgtattcatactGACAAATGTATTTTAccaaatgacattttcatagCTTTTCTCCCGATTTACAAGTTATCATATGTTTTCACTTTCTAGCCAAAAAGAAGATGGCTTTTTCGGTTACCATGACAACCCCGTTGTTTGGCACTGACAAACCACAGGTTGTGATTTTCAATGAAGTAAAAGAACGCATAGGGAAAGGCTATGACGCAAAAAAGGGGGTATTCCGTTGTATAGTACCAGGAATATACTACTTTTCCTACACCATATGTTCCTATTACAACAGAAGTATCGCTGTCACGCTAGTACATAACGATATGCCCGTTGTTGCCACGTCCATGGATGCAAGCACAATAAAAGTCATGCAATCACAGAGTGTAGTCTTATCCTTGCTAAAAGGTGACGAAGTCTGGATTATGATGGGAGCATCTGAAAACTATGCAATCTACGGCCGAAATGACCATatacattacaacattttcaatGGAGTCTTGCTGTATCCAAAGTGATTTCACTGATTCAGATCACTGGAAATGCCCTTGTAGCCGTGACTTTAACGCATTTCTTCCATTTGAATGAATTTACGACGAACTCATTTTACGACCATGACACCGTTAAAGAGCAATCCACAAGTTTAAACACTAATTTTGTAAAATCACACAGTTTCAGTGACAGTGATTGAAGAGGGTATTAAAGCAGTCGAGAGTCACGTGATTGTTGTGATTGCAACAAATTGTCAACATTAGATCATACACTGATATTCAAACAGCAAGAGAAACTAATTTTGATGGTTATCAAGGCTACTTGCAAACTACTTAGGAATTATTAAAGTACAAGTTATGAGATATCACAAACACTTCGAAATTTTTGGCCATTTTAACCAGCCTCTTTATTCAATATTTACTGAGGAAGGTGGGTCATTATCTCGCTGTCGCATTCCGATGTTCTTTGTGTGATCGCATCGTCTGATCTGTACGACAGAACTAATGGAATGTAGTGCCAATTGGGAAATTCTACCCACACATGGCATGAAAGACGCAAATTTCAGACAAAAATTGCCGTAATTGAATTCCAGCTACCACATAAATCTCACTTTCAACTTAAACATCATTTAACGGTACTTTTAACTACTGTACGTTAGAGTCACACAAGTGAGTGTGCATCACTTCTTAGTCTTATTTGACGTTCACATATGTATGTTGTTTGTACAGAGGCAATAAAATATCACATCAGCAGTTAAGCCACTTTATATCAGGATTTTTGCGACTTTAAAATATTGGTCAGGGGAGAAATTTTCCCAAGGACATCTTATATAGTCAGTTACTACTAGTCACTCACAAGTTTCATTTGATTGTTCCAATGAttatgacgacgacgacgacgacgacgacgacgacgacgatgatgatgatgatgatgatgatgatgatgatgatgatgatgatgatgatgatgatgatgatgatgatgatgatgatgatgatgatgatgatgatgatgatgatgatgatgatgatgatgatgatggtgatgatgatgatgatgatgatgatgatgatgatgatgatgacgacgatgatgacgacgacgacgacgatgatgatgatgacgacgacgacgacgacgacgacgacgatgatgatgatgatgatgatgatgatgatgatggtgatgatgacgacgacgatgatgatgatgatgatgatgatgatgatgatgatgatgatgatgatgatgatgatgatgatgatgacgacgataacgacgacgacgacgacgatgatgatgataatgatgatgatgatgatgtggtgatgatgatgatgatgatgatgatgatgatgatgatgatgatgatgatgatgatggtgatgatgacgacgacgatgatgatgacgacgatgatgacgatgatgatgatgatgacgacgacggcGATGACGATAATGATACTTGTGATGATAACAGTAGTAGCAGTGGAATAAATCGATGCAGTACTTTCCAGTTGAACTGCCGACAAAGCATATCCTTCCCAGTTGTATTTTCTATTATACGTTTGTGTTCAAGACATCAATATGAGGTTTTTGTATCAAATAGAACAGAGGACAACAAAAATTGTATACCTTTCTTGTACATAAGGAGTGTTTGATGaatgtatttatgaaaaatatgctaAAGTCGTATCTATGTTAATTTTATAAATGGTTTTACATCGTTACAAAGGGAATGTATATAACGCTACATATAAAAAGTTTGCTTGTCTGTCTCTAATTGTGATATGCTGTTAGCAATTTCTCTATACACTTTTAAGGCCTTGATTTTGACATTAAAATTCTGGTGCAGTGTTTTCAAATGTCAAGAATAAATATTTCCATCCTTTCACCAAAAGTGAGGACCCTATGTCTGATTCATACATGAATGAGTTCTCCGTATCCCGAATGCGCCAGCCCGCCCTTTCAATTGTGTCTGGGCAGTACGATCAGTAAAATAGTCGTATGTACCCTACACCATCACATGTACAATCTGAGTGGCCTGATACAATAGCAACAGCGCCTCCCTATTGATCTAATGGAGTTGATATGTCGATAACCCTGGTAATAACCCTAATACTTAAATCAGCTCACTTTGCAGTAATCACGTTtaagttttttaaaaagttactttatcaaatataaaatgtatatgTCATCACGTGTTATAATGCTGGTACTAAGCACTTGTTTATCTACAATCTGACTGCAGCGCTTAACTGTGGTTATTTTGAGAAGATATATGTTTGTCAAACTGGGACTATGTGACATCTATAGGTCAAATGTGGCATAATGGTTTTGATACACAAATAGTCGCTCATATACGCCAAATCTGACTCAATCTGGAAACGGTACAAGGCTATCATACGAAACGTGAAATCTTTTGCGGTAAAATGTCTTGCATGTCGCTTTATTGCATTAGCAAACTTCCATGATGTAATTTCTGTATCGTATAGTTCGACCAGCACGCAAATTAATGTACAGCACTTTTATCACATGAATAATCAGACATTCTTTCAGCTATAAATATCATCGGTTTTATATGAGTTCGAACACGCAACTTGAAATGCACATAGTCTATTTGGACACCGACTCTGTTTTTCAACGTTTTGTTTTTTCTGGCATTTTGAATCATGCCGTATAATGTATTTCAACCATGACCATGGATTGAACAAATAAGGGAAACCACGAAAATTTTCAGAATCTACCAGGTTCTGAAATCTATGCAAAAATAACGACCAGCTGTTGTAACGCATCAGGTCGTCCATTCTCAGTTGGGTCACATATCCCACTAGTCGTATCATGTATAGATAATTATATTCATGATTAATATCAATAcgctatttcattttttcgatacaaaaacaagaaatggAGCGAATCTTTCCTTTTACTATAATTTGTTTGTCAGTATTACATGCGATTGAAGCATATACCGTCCTACCCGGATGTGACGTATAATTTTCTAATTGGCCCCAATACTCTACGTATTTATTATCATAGACATTGACCCTGTGACCTAACTTGAAATATAGTTGTTGCGGGTACATCATTAGGTGAATATCATCCGCCAAAAATACCAGAATGATGCATTTGTTTCGTTTAAGGTCTTTTTGTATGAATCATCAAAGGTTACGATATCAAGGCTCGTAGTTGTTAGGCACCATCGGAGCTCGTCTGTTATGCTGATCGGGTATCACTCCAGATGTAGCTTCAAATAGATTTACATATGCTAATACTCTGAGTGATGGCGTGTTCTATATTTAGAAAGGACAGTTCTAAATGCAGGTACAATGTAGAACAGTGACTTCTCTTTTCTGTTCAACAATAAATGTCGGAGTGCTGAACTTATAAATATTGGATATAATATTTGGTAGTTTTACAAGCACTTTAATGAAGACGATATGGCCGAAAGAGAGTAGCTACGTCACAACATGGTCCCTACAAGTGGTCTGATCGATTTGGAATAAATATCATGGGAAACGACTGTGAAATTTTGCGATTGACTGGTTACCAACGGTATACAAGATGTAAACGTTTTCGGTGACACGTACGAATGAATCTATAGAAGTTATCAGCTATACCATCGCTTGAAGACCTCAGCTCTCTACCTCGCTATTTGTTTCGACTGGACCTAAACTGGCGATACTTGGATATGGTACAAGTTGACGTGGAATTACAGAACGGTAGAAATGAATTTGAATCATCTAATCGCATCAGTCATCGAATACGCCGTGCGTGCGGTGAAATTTCTGTTTAACTTGGTTATTTCTGAGTTGAACTTGACGTCAATTACGTCAATAAGAAATGAAAGTGTGCAATCAACGGATGATGACTTTGTACAACATAAAGGTGACTTGCAAAGGCTTGATACCAACAACAAAGATGAAACAGTCAATAATACTTATTTAAGTTCATTTGGAAACGCAACTGTGTCCACAAATGGTACTCTTATGGACCCGACATGCAGCAAAAATGGTGACCTTCAGTTCGGGTCAAAGGTAAGGATAATACTGTATTGTTAAAATGTTATACGTTTTGCCCGGCAAATGTAATCGTACACCAAAATAAACTATTCTGATAGATGCATAGTTCTGATGTTGTATATTTGGTTGCATCTTGTGTTGATTAgacatttttacagtgtagacataAGAGACAGTCTGTAACATGACTTTTGTTAAAAAGAGCTATCTCACCTCGATATTTTATGAACGGGTGTGTCTGCACGGTGTTTGTTACCAAAAGGCTATTTCTGTCTCAAATACAAatcattatacatacatacatacatatacatgtatatatagcTTCGTTTTGAAAGAAACTCCATAGTCGACGTCGACAATGTAGTCATAAATATTAGACAACGAATGCATGTATGCACAGTTTCTGCGCAATAATGTACACCAACGTATATAATTTACCTAGCAGTTACCTAGGTGATCGAGGCTGTCACcgttatatacatacatgtatagacaAAAGTATTATTCTTATTATCACTTCATAGTTAATAGTAGTGTTAGAATCACTACTACTGGTGGCAAAGAGTTGTTTGTCTTGTTAATATATGCATGAATCAATGATATGATATGTAGCATAATATATTCTCTTTAAAGGAGTCCATATCTTCATACGATTCAGCTCAAGAAACATTTCACAGTTATGACGTCACTGAAAATGGAAGAGTTCAAGTTGTGCAGGCCGGTGCAGGAACAGTG
Above is a window of Ptychodera flava strain L36383 chromosome 19, AS_Pfla_20210202, whole genome shotgun sequence DNA encoding:
- the LOC139118379 gene encoding uncharacterized protein; translation: MANLVYVVLLSAAVSFAIEVDFRNVDATNIRSYSRHRRSVDFEGEILIERFTELVDKYDALESSFQKVLKSNEDLQATVVYQASRITQMQQIVNKIPSALSQATHLAALTKELQDSVHELTIDKLFTTPCQCLDNTFSTKNRMDHSWLNDIEPYMIAELRKTFRPDKVLFSRKSMDIFDDENEGDILDENTIENLSKVLAQLVTTTESNHPSHEIAPSGDSIVKPEDQSGKIQAAGHDQKVIDDSSDSKQMSTKSTDFTRSSNVRKIRNQGKNTSQNNVVEQMEQTLRSVSKSKKKMAFSVTMTTPLFGTDKPQVVIFNEVKERIGKGYDAKKGVFRCIVPGIYYFSYTICSYYNRSIAVTLVHNDMPVVATSMDASTIKVMQSQSVVLSLLKGDEVWIMMGASENYAIYGRNDHIHYNIFNGVLLYPK